Proteins from a genomic interval of Flammeovirgaceae bacterium SG7u.111:
- a CDS encoding ATP-binding cassette domain-containing protein produces the protein MNNKQLKQIASKIAELIKHEYKAENLTDVFNQHFEIEDHRDFLHRLSDFSQKIDLAIVKHTIAQEQLERFVRASNYPILSFCLYEGAICPVLMDGSKPGFKRIYLFTQNGVIETDDLKPILEIIYTDGEGQVTYAIPYSLHSMVSENDNQEKKSNTPVSRLFNLLGAEKKDIFYIYFYAIITSLIGLSLPLGIQAIIGLITGGVIFNSIVLLIAIVIGGVIIVGALQVMQYTIVEILQRRIFVKAALEFTFRLPKIRNEALQNYYPPELMNRFFDVLTIQKGLPKLLIDITGSGLQIFFGLLLLSLYHPFFVFFGIFTILTLTVVLYITGPKGLKSSLVESKYKYKVVHWLEELARTLYSFKLAGHTSLPMQKMDSYVNNYLHYRKKHFRVLMIQYINFVGFKTIITGGLLIIGSWLVIDRQITLGQFVATELVIVLVMNAVEKLIVSMADIYDVLTAVEKIGYVTDMDLEKNGGINVSKEKGCKGMDISIKNLTYQYNGSKSTSINNLDLHIPAGQRICISGFNDSGKNTLVSILTGVLDNFKGYLSLNDISIRDMNLSSLRDNIAKNVSEEELFDGSIYDNITMGKSNVSYEDVTWALRNLGLLDKINAMPEGLMTEIVAGGKGLSGSTTTKLILARCIVDRPQMLILNDVLFKLEKKDRLNVLGFMVDHSNPWTLVCVSNDPVVMSACDRVIILNEGKTMADGSYDSLMENEHFKDLLIYPYKQELN, from the coding sequence ATGAATAATAAACAGCTAAAGCAGATAGCAAGTAAAATAGCAGAACTAATAAAACATGAGTATAAGGCGGAAAACTTAACCGATGTCTTCAACCAACATTTTGAAATAGAAGACCACCGCGATTTTTTACACAGACTGAGTGATTTTTCCCAAAAAATAGATTTGGCTATTGTTAAGCATACCATTGCTCAAGAGCAACTCGAGCGTTTTGTAAGAGCTTCCAATTATCCTATCCTCAGCTTTTGCTTGTACGAAGGAGCTATCTGCCCTGTGCTGATGGATGGTTCAAAGCCAGGGTTCAAACGCATATATCTTTTTACTCAAAACGGGGTAATAGAAACGGATGACCTAAAGCCTATTCTGGAAATAATCTATACTGATGGTGAAGGGCAGGTCACCTATGCCATCCCCTACTCGCTACACTCGATGGTGAGCGAAAATGATAACCAAGAAAAGAAATCTAATACACCTGTTTCTAGGTTGTTCAACCTATTGGGCGCGGAAAAGAAAGATATCTTCTATATCTATTTTTATGCAATAATTACTTCCCTCATCGGGCTTTCCTTACCTCTTGGAATCCAAGCTATCATTGGCTTGATCACTGGTGGGGTGATATTTAATTCAATAGTATTGCTTATTGCCATAGTAATAGGCGGGGTAATCATAGTAGGAGCTTTGCAAGTAATGCAATACACTATTGTAGAGATTTTGCAGCGTAGAATATTTGTGAAAGCAGCTTTGGAGTTCACCTTTCGCTTACCCAAGATCAGGAACGAAGCGTTACAAAACTATTATCCACCAGAACTGATGAACCGCTTTTTTGATGTGCTTACCATCCAAAAAGGCTTACCCAAACTGTTGATCGACATAACAGGCTCAGGACTGCAAATATTCTTTGGCTTACTCTTACTTTCTCTTTATCACCCTTTCTTCGTTTTTTTTGGCATTTTCACCATCCTCACTCTTACGGTGGTACTTTACATAACAGGGCCGAAAGGATTGAAATCGAGCTTAGTAGAGTCTAAATACAAATACAAAGTGGTGCATTGGCTGGAAGAACTAGCCCGAACGCTTTATTCTTTCAAACTGGCTGGGCATACCTCGTTGCCCATGCAAAAAATGGATTCGTATGTGAACAACTACCTCCATTACCGCAAAAAGCACTTCCGTGTACTCATGATCCAATACATCAATTTTGTTGGTTTCAAAACCATCATTACGGGCGGGTTACTAATTATAGGCAGTTGGTTGGTGATAGATAGACAAATTACCTTAGGTCAGTTTGTTGCTACGGAGCTTGTCATCGTATTGGTGATGAATGCGGTGGAAAAACTGATTGTAAGCATGGCAGATATTTACGATGTACTTACCGCTGTGGAAAAAATTGGGTATGTGACCGATATGGACTTAGAGAAAAATGGGGGAATAAATGTCAGTAAAGAAAAAGGTTGCAAAGGCATGGATATTAGTATAAAGAACCTTACTTATCAATACAATGGCAGTAAATCCACTTCTATCAATAACTTGGACCTACATATACCGGCAGGCCAACGAATTTGTATCTCTGGATTTAATGACTCTGGCAAAAATACGCTAGTCAGCATTTTAACAGGCGTGCTCGACAACTTCAAAGGGTATTTGTCCTTAAACGATATTTCTATTAGAGACATGAATTTGAGCAGCTTGCGCGATAATATTGCCAAAAACGTATCGGAAGAAGAACTTTTTGACGGAAGTATCTACGACAACATCACCATGGGCAAGAGCAACGTGAGCTATGAAGACGTAACTTGGGCACTGAGAAACTTAGGGCTATTGGATAAGATAAACGCAATGCCTGAAGGGCTGATGACTGAAATAGTTGCAGGGGGAAAGGGGCTTTCTGGTAGCACTACTACCAAACTGATTCTGGCAAGGTGCATAGTAGATCGCCCACAAATGCTCATTCTCAACGATGTGTTGTTTAAACTAGAGAAAAAAGATAGGTTAAACGTGTTGGGCTTTATGGTAGACCACAGCAATCCATGGACACTTGTATGCGTGTCGAATGACCCCGTGGTGATGTCTGCTTGCGATAGGGTAATTATACTCAACGAGGGAAAAACAATGGCAGATGGTTCTTACGACTCTCTTATGGAAAATGAACATTTTAAAGATTTATTAATTTATCCCTACAAACAAGAGTTGAATTAG